One genomic segment of Clostridium saccharoperbutylacetonicum N1-4(HMT) includes these proteins:
- a CDS encoding family 14 glycosylhydrolase — protein sequence MKHLSKCLKRYGSAFLAILLTFTLVVASNIKVSASTIKSDYKSFVMAPLEKITDWNSFKNRLITLKNSGVYGITTDVWWGDVESKGDNQFDWSYYKTYADVVRASGLKWVPIISTHQCGGNAGDTVNIPLPSWLWSKDTAENMQYKNESGRFDKEALSPWWSSADKQYDELYDSFTSNFSSYKDIIL from the coding sequence ATGAAACATCTTAGTAAATGCCTTAAAAGATATGGAAGTGCCTTTTTAGCTATATTGCTTACATTTACTTTAGTGGTAGCTTCTAATATAAAAGTAAGTGCATCAACAATAAAGTCTGATTATAAATCATTTGTAATGGCACCATTAGAAAAAATAACGGATTGGAATAGTTTTAAAAATAGATTAATAACTTTAAAGAATAGTGGAGTTTATGGAATTACAACAGATGTATGGTGGGGAGATGTTGAGAGTAAAGGGGATAACCAGTTTGATTGGAGTTATTATAAGACTTATGCAGATGTAGTACGAGCATCAGGGTTAAAGTGGGTACCTATAATATCTACCCATCAATGTGGTGGTAATGCAGGTGATACAGTAAATATACCTTTACCTTCATGGTTATGGAGCAAAGATACAGCAGAGAATATGCAATACAAAAATGAATCAGGAAGGTTTGATAAGGAAGCTTTAAGCCCATGGTGGTCTAGTGCTGATAAACAATATGATGAACTTTATGATTCATTTACTTCAAATTTTAGTTCGTATAAGGATATTATATTATAA
- a CDS encoding DUF3990 domain-containing protein, which produces MLYHASGEVVEFPEIRKSKYTKDFSWGFYCTNDFEQAKKWAKRNREHATVNHYTYTENKNLNILRFENMTDEWLDFIAACRKGLIHDYDIVEGPMADDTVWNYVNDFLAGEITRSIFWELAKFKYPTHQISFHTLKALDCLKFERSEIINE; this is translated from the coding sequence ATGTTGTATCATGCATCAGGAGAAGTTGTAGAATTTCCAGAGATAAGAAAAAGTAAATATACTAAAGATTTTTCATGGGGATTTTATTGTACAAATGATTTTGAACAAGCTAAAAAATGGGCTAAAAGAAATAGAGAGCATGCTACAGTTAATCATTATACTTACACAGAAAATAAAAATTTAAATATATTAAGATTTGAAAATATGACAGATGAATGGTTGGATTTTATTGCAGCTTGTAGAAAAGGACTTATTCATGATTATGATATAGTAGAAGGGCCTATGGCTGATGATACTGTTTGGAATTATGTAAATGACTTTTTAGCTGGTGAAATTACTAGAAGTATTTTTTGGGAGTTAGCAAAATTTAAATATCCTACCCATCAAATTAGTTTTCATACTTTAAAGGCGTTAGATTGTCTTAAGTTTGAGAGGAGTGAAATTATAAATGAATGA
- a CDS encoding GntR family transcriptional regulator — protein MSWKAKILKKISLYIEIVSVLEIDIKRRILKPGDKLPPQRELEDFLDVNLSTIKKLEM, from the coding sequence ATGTCATGGAAAGCTAAGATATTGAAAAAAATAAGTCTATATATTGAAATAGTGAGTGTATTAGAAATAGACATAAAAAGAAGGATATTAAAACCAGGAGATAAATTACCACCACAAAGAGAATTAGAAGATTTTCTTGATGTTAATTTAAGTACTATCAAAAAGTTAGAAATGTAA
- a CDS encoding amidohydrolase: MNELLKAVGNRVKAVEAGQWVVSSSAWHESQLVENRIPTRWELDTVSPSNPVMIPRGGHVVVANSKALELANITKDTINPEGGVIIKDAETNEPIGAILENAAFLVKSLIPNYTETEIVKNSIDFMEQMNSYGITGITDAWADDSDIDVYFKLNADKKMTVRTQALYPVMNLEQTLHAVSKYKPLEGDDYFCIGGIKTMADGGVEAAWMKEPYKIVPGMQLDPEYRGVSIYKGSAREKEFIDILKLAAENKFQIQVHVAGDAAIEFVVNSYEEINKVTSIKDLRWTAMHVMYPTEESLNKIKKLGIFTTVQNHPYLLGKNMNSFWGEKRANAAIPMRTMLDKGIIMGGGTDAPIVPWNPFISIWWMITRATVNGEVQGIEEAISREEALYLWTMGSAYTQGNEKKLGSIEKGKLADLVVLSKDLLTISSEEIPSIKAITTIVGGKIVYQGDK, encoded by the coding sequence ATCAATGAATTATTAAAAGCAGTTGGAAATCGTGTCAAAGCGGTTGAAGCAGGACAATGGGTTGTTTCTTCAAGTGCATGGCATGAAAGCCAATTAGTTGAAAACCGCATCCCAACTCGATGGGAATTGGATACTGTATCTCCAAGCAATCCTGTAATGATACCTCGTGGTGGCCATGTGGTAGTTGCAAATTCAAAGGCTTTAGAATTAGCTAATATTACTAAAGATACAATAAATCCAGAGGGGGGAGTTATTATAAAAGATGCAGAGACAAACGAACCCATAGGAGCTATATTAGAAAATGCTGCATTTTTAGTTAAATCTTTAATACCTAATTATACAGAAACAGAAATAGTTAAAAATTCTATAGATTTTATGGAGCAAATGAATTCATATGGAATTACAGGAATAACTGATGCTTGGGCGGATGATAGTGATATTGATGTATACTTTAAATTGAATGCAGATAAAAAAATGACAGTACGTACCCAAGCATTATATCCAGTAATGAATTTAGAGCAGACATTACATGCAGTTTCAAAATACAAGCCGTTAGAAGGAGATGACTATTTCTGTATTGGTGGAATTAAGACTATGGCAGATGGTGGTGTGGAAGCAGCTTGGATGAAAGAACCATATAAAATAGTTCCAGGTATGCAGCTAGACCCTGAATATCGTGGAGTTTCAATTTATAAAGGATCAGCAAGAGAAAAAGAATTTATTGATATATTGAAGTTAGCAGCAGAAAATAAGTTTCAGATTCAAGTACATGTTGCAGGAGATGCTGCAATAGAATTTGTAGTGAATAGCTATGAAGAAATTAATAAAGTAACATCAATTAAAGACTTAAGATGGACTGCCATGCATGTTATGTACCCAACAGAAGAAAGTTTAAATAAGATTAAGAAATTAGGGATTTTCACAACTGTTCAGAATCATCCATACCTTTTAGGGAAAAATATGAATAGCTTTTGGGGTGAGAAACGTGCAAATGCTGCCATTCCTATGCGTACAATGCTTGATAAAGGAATAATTATGGGTGGAGGAACAGATGCTCCTATAGTTCCATGGAATCCATTTATCTCAATTTGGTGGATGATAACTAGGGCTACTGTAAATGGAGAAGTACAAGGCATAGAGGAGGCTATATCTCGTGAAGAAGCTTTATATCTTTGGACAATGGGAAGTGCTTATACTCAAGGTAATGAGAAAAAATTAGGATCTATAGAGAAAGGCAAGCTTGCAGATTTGGTTGTCTTATCAAAAGATTTGTTAACAATTTCTTCTGAGGAAATACCATCGATTAAAGCAATTACAACTATTGTTGGAGGAAAGATTGTATATCAAGGTGATAAGTAA
- a CDS encoding metal-dependent hydrolase, producing the protein MSIKKSTQSPTYADMILCNGKIVTVDDEFKIAEAVAIIGDTILAVGENEEMKLFEGPQTEIINLQGKTVIPGLIDSHLHASMCAKEINNLNISEV; encoded by the coding sequence ATGAGTATTAAAAAATCGACTCAAAGTCCAACTTATGCAGATATGATTTTATGTAATGGAAAAATAGTTACAGTTGATGATGAATTTAAAATAGCTGAAGCTGTTGCTATTATAGGAGATACTATATTGGCTGTTGGAGAAAATGAGGAAATGAAATTATTTGAAGGTCCTCAAACTGAAATAATTAATTTGCAAGGAAAAACTGTGATTCCTGGACTGATTGATAGTCATCTCCACGCGAGCATGTGTGCAAAAGAAATTAATAATCTTAATATTTCAGAAGTTTGA
- a CDS encoding LysR family transcriptional regulator, which yields MDLLQLQYFKTVARLGHMTHTAEELHVAQPALSRTISKLEKELGVTLFDRVGRQIK from the coding sequence ATGGATTTGTTACAGTTACAATATTTCAAGACTGTCGCTAGATTAGGGCACATGACACATACTGCAGAAGAATTGCATGTTGCACAGCCAGCATTAAGCCGCACAATATCTAAATTAGAAAAAGAACTAGGTGTCACTCTCTTTGATAGAGTAGGCAGACAAATTAAATAG
- a CDS encoding LysR substrate-binding domain-containing protein, giving the protein MAVNTTIFMPDLLKKFLYQYPHIKVHQTFATTLNIQHLLETEQVDFGISVTSIISSEYTNIQGIPIITAETFLALPPQHHLLKHKHISLYDVVNEPFVSMPVGYGLREMTDNFCNQAGFKPNIVIESN; this is encoded by the coding sequence TTGGCTGTTAATACAACTATTTTTATGCCAGATTTGCTAAAAAAATTCCTTTATCAATATCCACATATTAAAGTTCATCAAACATTTGCTACTACTTTAAATATTCAGCATTTACTAGAAACTGAACAAGTAGATTTCGGAATATCTGTAACTTCTATTATTTCTTCTGAATATACTAATATTCAAGGTATTCCTATAATTACAGCAGAAACATTCTTAGCTCTTCCTCCTCAACATCATTTGCTTAAGCATAAACATATCTCTCTTTACGATGTAGTAAATGAACCTTTTGTTAGTATGCCAGTAGGATATGGCCTTCGTGAAATGACTGATAATTTTTGCAATCAAGCTGGTTTTAAACCCAATATTGTTATTGAAAGTAATTAA
- a CDS encoding AMP-binding protein, which yields MNYFNLLCDIRENNRNKNFLIIDERVYNYNYIYKEIDNIQRILKNSIKFDGYNILIFSKSFYFQVISFFVSNALNNIPIICHHSLSYKLLKEIISKNNINYVISDEKLEFDEEEIVKDLSEEIKHIYVYKFNSKDKILNHKNICFGAFTSGSTNTPKVLYRSYESWTDYFYTQNNIFKIDLKSILFMNGSLSFTGNLNTLLSVLYEGGTIVTIESLSPRRWIKSMKDNFVTNIYLIPSKLKLLSQVAEEEISNIKSIFTGSELLFNDIAHNLKNNFPKSEIILYYGASELSFITYITYEEMNLKPLSVGRPFPGIKVFIKKDCIYVDTKYHVFGVEVPCTVNDMGYIDKDGYLFLQGRKEDIINKNGIKISLLKIEQEIKKIKEIIECVAASYDNSLKGNEIAVFIIIDEDINKEDILNKLKNKLMPVEIPKKVFFVKSLPLNDSGKIDKKKLKDI from the coding sequence ATGAACTATTTTAATTTATTATGTGATATTAGAGAAAATAACAGAAATAAAAATTTTTTAATCATAGATGAAAGGGTATATAACTATAATTACATCTATAAAGAAATTGACAACATACAAAGAATATTAAAAAATAGTATTAAATTTGATGGCTATAATATATTGATTTTTTCTAAGAGTTTTTATTTTCAGGTAATAAGTTTTTTTGTTTCTAATGCACTTAATAATATTCCTATTATATGCCACCACAGTTTATCTTATAAATTACTTAAGGAGATAATATCAAAAAATAATATAAACTACGTTATTAGTGATGAAAAATTAGAATTCGATGAGGAAGAAATTGTAAAAGATTTATCTGAAGAAATTAAACACATATATGTATATAAATTCAATTCAAAAGATAAAATATTAAATCATAAAAATATATGTTTTGGAGCTTTTACATCAGGTTCAACTAATACACCTAAAGTATTGTATAGATCATATGAAAGTTGGACAGATTATTTTTATACACAAAACAATATATTTAAGATAGATTTAAAGTCCATATTATTTATGAATGGAAGTCTAAGTTTTACAGGAAATTTAAACACATTATTGTCAGTATTATATGAAGGAGGAACAATAGTCACAATTGAGAGTTTATCACCAAGAAGATGGATAAAATCAATGAAAGATAACTTTGTAACTAATATATATCTTATTCCTTCTAAATTAAAACTGTTATCTCAAGTGGCAGAAGAAGAAATAAGTAATATTAAAAGTATATTCACAGGGTCAGAATTACTTTTTAATGATATAGCACATAATTTAAAAAATAATTTCCCTAAATCTGAAATAATACTTTATTATGGTGCGAGTGAGTTGAGTTTTATTACATATATAACATATGAAGAAATGAATTTAAAGCCACTAAGTGTCGGAAGGCCATTCCCAGGAATCAAAGTATTTATCAAAAAGGATTGTATTTATGTCGATACAAAATACCATGTTTTTGGAGTAGAAGTTCCGTGCACTGTTAATGATATGGGATATATTGATAAGGATGGATATTTGTTTCTTCAAGGGAGAAAAGAAGATATAATAAATAAGAATGGGATAAAGATTAGCCTTTTAAAAATAGAACAAGAAATAAAAAAAATAAAAGAAATAATAGAATGTGTAGCTGCTTCTTATGATAATTCTTTGAAGGGGAATGAAATAGCTGTATTTATAATTATCGATGAAGATATTAATAAAGAAGATATTCTTAATAAGTTAAAAAATAAGCTTATGCCAGTAGAGATTCCTAAAAAGGTGTTTTTTGTAAAAAGCCTTCCTTTAAATGATTCTGGAAAAATAGATAAGAAAAAATTAAAGGATATATAA
- a CDS encoding thiolase family protein → MESVYILGGLRSHIGIKNGVFKNILPEKLGAEVLKELIFKYNLHNIDEIICGNAVGTGGNIARLMSLYAGVSEEVPAYTVDMQCGSGSMSIDMAFAKIRSGMCDLIIAGGFESSSLQPLRYYNKNDPRYSDEKPYFQVAQFSPYEDQENVMLMGAERVAQKYNMKKEELDFWVLESHKRAAKARNKRILNDIICSIGESDYDEGIRNRINQRLIDRLKPLVSENGFITAANSSLTNDGAAFVILCSERYIKNNKITQKAQIVQTALKGANPLYSPESSIIVTDELLKSRKMKYSDISAFEFNEAFAVIDVMFQRKNPTLIDRYNTLGGALAYGHPYSASGAIIMLHLLKSLEYVDGEYGITTVAAAGGIGSSILIKRS, encoded by the coding sequence GTGGAAAGTGTATATATTTTAGGTGGACTTAGAAGTCATATAGGAATTAAAAATGGCGTTTTTAAAAATATATTACCAGAAAAATTAGGAGCAGAAGTTTTAAAAGAGTTAATTTTTAAATATAACCTTCATAATATTGATGAAATAATATGTGGAAATGCAGTAGGTACAGGAGGAAATATTGCTAGACTGATGAGTTTATATGCAGGAGTTTCAGAGGAAGTTCCAGCATATACTGTTGATATGCAATGTGGATCTGGAAGTATGAGTATAGACATGGCATTTGCTAAAATAAGAAGTGGTATGTGTGATTTAATTATTGCAGGTGGATTTGAAAGTAGTTCATTACAACCATTAAGATATTATAATAAAAATGATCCACGATATAGTGATGAAAAACCATATTTTCAAGTAGCACAGTTTTCACCTTATGAAGATCAAGAAAATGTGATGTTAATGGGAGCAGAAAGAGTTGCACAAAAGTACAATATGAAAAAGGAAGAACTTGATTTTTGGGTTTTAGAAAGTCATAAAAGAGCAGCTAAGGCAAGAAATAAAAGAATTCTAAATGACATTATTTGTTCTATAGGTGAAAGTGATTATGATGAAGGTATAAGAAATAGGATTAACCAAAGACTTATTGACAGATTAAAACCTCTAGTAAGTGAAAATGGATTTATTACTGCAGCAAATTCCAGTTTGACTAATGATGGTGCAGCATTTGTAATTTTATGTTCAGAAAGATACATAAAAAATAATAAAATAACGCAGAAAGCACAAATAGTACAAACTGCATTAAAGGGAGCCAATCCTTTATATAGTCCAGAAAGTTCAATAATAGTGACAGATGAATTGCTAAAATCACGAAAAATGAAGTATAGTGATATTTCAGCATTTGAATTTAATGAAGCCTTTGCTGTTATTGATGTCATGTTTCAAAGAAAAAATCCTACATTAATAGATAGATATAATACTTTAGGAGGAGCTTTAGCATACGGCCATCCATATAGCGCATCTGGAGCAATAATAATGCTACATCTTCTAAAAAGTTTAGAATATGTAGATGGAGAATATGGAATTACAACAGTAGCAGCAGCGGGTGGAATAGGATCTTCAATATTAATTAAAAGGAGCTAA
- a CDS encoding biotin transporter BioY, whose translation MKTRELTKMSLCITLSCISAYISFPLPFTPAMITAQTIIINLTALILTPKKSFIVVLGYILLGAFGLPVFSGGGSGFGKIFGPTGGFILGFLAIAPIMSYLKGKNNSFKRYLAITIFVGIPILYIFGAVFMCLVLKITLISALGLAVVPFVFGDICKCFVGSYLAVKLNNVLYTSVKSQQF comes from the coding sequence ATGAAAACAAGAGAATTAACAAAGATGTCTCTTTGTATAACGCTGAGTTGTATATCAGCATATATTTCTTTTCCACTACCTTTTACGCCTGCAATGATAACTGCACAAACAATTATAATTAATCTAACAGCACTAATACTTACACCTAAAAAATCATTTATAGTTGTTTTAGGCTATATTTTATTAGGGGCATTTGGATTACCTGTTTTTTCAGGAGGGGGATCTGGATTTGGTAAAATATTTGGACCAACAGGTGGTTTTATATTAGGATTTTTAGCTATTGCCCCAATAATGAGCTATTTAAAAGGAAAAAACAATAGCTTTAAAAGATATTTAGCTATAACAATATTTGTTGGAATACCTATATTATATATTTTTGGAGCAGTTTTTATGTGCTTAGTATTAAAAATTACTCTTATATCTGCATTAGGTTTAGCAGTGGTTCCATTTGTATTTGGTGATATTTGTAAGTGTTTTGTGGGTTCTTATTTAGCAGTAAAATTAAATAATGTTTTATATACATCTGTAAAATCACAGCAATTTTAA
- a CDS encoding LuxR C-terminal-related transcriptional regulator: MPSGLTKIEVLKLIQEDASNFEISEELFISINTVKTHILNIYAKLDVHSRQKQSLRQKN; encoded by the coding sequence ATACCAAGTGGACTTACAAAAATTGAAGTTCTTAAGCTTATACAGGAGGACGCTTCGAATTTTGAGATATCTGAAGAATTATTTATCTCCATAAATACGGTTAAAACTCATATCTTAAACATATATGCAAAGCTTGATGTTCATAGTAGACAAAAGCAGTCGTTAAGGCAAAAGAATTAA
- a CDS encoding ATP-grasp domain-containing protein, which produces MNCAVLYQIKEPPERDGLRKPMKKGGYSDSGADIAFTLKKAEINVITPSDAPRETEDLEWVFPDDREGILSAIAKGADTFWLNTVIYDGHPIEEFLSKGYKVIGQDPKAVSLYDNKYFVNQILREGGLDVVKEGLTSSLKNDLPSFPIVIKPILGRGSQGVFIAKHKEEYNKKIQELTNAKVYGTSFMLEPYLTGTEVTIAVMLPGTYDINGVAVKKEAYWCLPVVERFDHINGIAPYNGTVPVVKNSRVMKQNEILDNLCEQCAKAAQILNVKSLIRIDCRADEAGKFYLFDVNLKPNMTGASRSHRRDQDSLVMIAARELGWEFKDLLVYMRNTKWTYKN; this is translated from the coding sequence ATGAATTGTGCGGTGTTATATCAAATTAAAGAACCACCTGAAAGAGATGGTCTTCGCAAACCAATGAAAAAAGGTGGTTATAGTGACAGTGGAGCAGATATTGCTTTTACATTAAAAAAAGCTGAAATAAACGTAATTACTCCATCAGATGCTCCGAGAGAAACAGAAGATTTAGAGTGGGTTTTTCCAGATGATAGGGAAGGTATTTTATCAGCAATTGCAAAAGGCGCAGATACTTTTTGGTTAAATACTGTTATTTATGATGGACATCCAATTGAAGAATTTCTTTCTAAGGGATATAAAGTGATTGGACAAGATCCAAAAGCTGTTAGCTTATATGATAACAAATATTTCGTAAATCAGATATTAAGAGAAGGTGGTTTAGATGTGGTAAAAGAAGGTTTAACCTCTTCACTTAAAAATGATTTACCAAGTTTTCCTATTGTTATTAAGCCAATTTTAGGACGAGGAAGTCAAGGTGTCTTTATTGCTAAACATAAAGAGGAATATAATAAAAAAATACAAGAGCTAACTAATGCAAAGGTATATGGTACAAGTTTTATGTTAGAACCATATCTAACAGGTACAGAAGTAACAATTGCTGTTATGTTACCTGGCACATATGATATTAATGGAGTAGCTGTGAAAAAAGAGGCTTATTGGTGCTTGCCAGTTGTAGAACGATTTGATCATATTAATGGAATAGCTCCATATAATGGTACAGTACCAGTAGTAAAAAATAGTAGGGTTATGAAGCAAAATGAAATTCTAGATAACCTTTGTGAACAGTGTGCTAAAGCAGCTCAAATATTAAATGTGAAATCTTTAATTAGAATTGATTGTAGGGCAGATGAAGCTGGTAAGTTCTATTTGTTTGATGTTAATTTAAAGCCAAATATGACAGGAGCAAGTCGCAGTCATCGTAGAGATCAAGATAGCTTAGTGATGATTGCAGCAAGAGAGTTAGGTTGGGAATTTAAAGACCTATTAGTATATATGAGGAATACCAAGTGGACTTACAAAAATTGA
- a CDS encoding LysR family transcriptional regulator, producing MTTQQLKYVLTLAETKSFSMAAKRLYITQPALSLYIMNLEVQLGVNLFDRSSSPIKLTSVGEEYIKTAQKILDLEAELNNKISDILQLKQGLLSVGVTPIRGSYLIADALALYNQKYPGIKINMIEYEMSKLQDSVLDGSIDFFIGNAPIQNNLLTTTTIGTEHLFLAVPKNNPNNKFLEQYQVPLQEIINNKYTARTPVDFSIFSNDPFIVLQPSQRIHTLMLDLCNNSGFEPNVVLQTNKLETAYSVAQKGLGSTIVSDTLIRHAALKEHPIYYALPEKSSVRNIIVVYRKNRYISHMAEEFISILKKNLV from the coding sequence ATGACAACACAGCAATTAAAATACGTACTAACACTAGCAGAAACAAAAAGTTTTTCTATGGCAGCAAAAAGACTATATATTACACAACCTGCCCTTAGTCTTTACATTATGAATTTAGAGGTGCAGTTAGGCGTAAACTTATTTGATCGAAGCTCTTCCCCAATTAAGCTAACTAGTGTAGGAGAAGAATATATTAAAACAGCTCAAAAAATATTAGATTTAGAAGCAGAATTAAACAATAAAATATCTGATATTTTACAATTGAAACAAGGCTTGTTATCCGTTGGAGTTACTCCTATAAGAGGCTCCTATCTGATTGCAGATGCCCTTGCTCTATATAATCAAAAATATCCTGGCATTAAAATAAATATGATTGAATATGAAATGTCAAAGTTACAGGATTCAGTATTGGATGGTAGTATTGACTTTTTTATTGGTAATGCTCCCATTCAAAATAACCTGTTAACTACGACCACTATCGGAACAGAACATCTTTTTTTGGCTGTACCAAAAAATAATCCAAATAATAAATTCTTAGAGCAATATCAAGTACCTTTACAAGAAATTATTAATAACAAATACACTGCAAGAACTCCTGTTGATTTTTCTATCTTTTCTAATGACCCTTTTATTGTATTACAACCAAGCCAGCGTATTCATACTCTCATGTTAGATTTGTGTAACAATTCAGGATTTGAACCAAATGTTGTTTTGCAGACCAACAAACTAGAAACTGCCTATTCTGTTGCACAAAAAGGATTAGGTTCTACAATTGTTTCTGATACTTTGATTCGTCATGCAGCTTTAAAAGAGCACCCTATTTACTATGCTTTGCCCGAAAAATCATCTGTTAGAAATATTATTGTAGTGTATAGAAAAAATAGATATATTTCTCATATGGCAGAAGAATTTATTTCTATTTTAAAAAAGAATTTGGTTTAG
- a CDS encoding phage replisome organizer N-terminal domain-containing protein, which yields MELKMVELFEHNIYSVNNFAKHQNIKANGKNKTEDKEINIRKLEVQVNEN from the coding sequence ATGGAATTAAAAATGGTTGAGCTTTTTGAACATAATATTTATAGCGTGAACAACTTTGCAAAGCACCAAAATATAAAGGCTAATGGGAAAAATAAAACCGAAGATAAAGAGATTAATATAAGAAAACTAGAAGTTCAAGTAAATGAAAATTAA
- a CDS encoding response regulator codes for MIQVIIAEDDPMVREINSRFLERVEGFVLYKAVSNLNEAKKLISINKPDLILLDVYLPKENGIDLLKWIRAQEIDTDIILITADKSIKRIEEAFRYGVVDYLIKPFSFKRFKEALIQFKNRYYEFERNYEIEQKDLDKMISSANISQEEDDFVKGLNKYTYGAIWGEIEKSRCKDFTAENLAEKLGIARVTVRRYLEYMGKEHKVERLVEYGKVGRPQHKYHKI; via the coding sequence TTGATTCAAGTAATCATTGCTGAAGATGATCCTATGGTTAGGGAAATAAATTCTAGGTTTTTAGAAAGAGTTGAAGGATTTGTTTTATATAAAGCTGTTTCAAATCTTAATGAAGCAAAAAAACTCATATCAATTAATAAGCCAGATTTAATACTACTTGATGTATATCTCCCTAAAGAAAACGGAATTGACTTATTAAAATGGATAAGGGCACAAGAGATTGATACCGATATTATCTTAATTACAGCAGACAAGTCTATTAAAAGAATAGAAGAAGCTTTTAGATATGGGGTTGTGGATTATCTAATAAAACCTTTTAGTTTCAAACGATTTAAAGAAGCACTTATTCAATTTAAAAATAGGTATTATGAGTTTGAAAGAAATTATGAAATTGAACAAAAGGATTTAGATAAAATGATATCTAGCGCTAATATTTCTCAAGAGGAAGATGATTTTGTTAAGGGGCTTAATAAATATACATATGGAGCTATATGGGGAGAAATAGAAAAAAGTAGGTGCAAGGATTTTACAGCGGAGAATCTAGCAGAAAAATTAGGGATAGCAAGAGTAACAGTAAGAAGATATCTTGAATATATGGGAAAGGAACATAAAGTTGAAAGGTTGGTGGAATACGGTAAAGTGGGTAGACCACAGCACAAATATCATAAAATTTAA